A genomic segment from Ruegeria sp. TM1040 encodes:
- a CDS encoding GMC family oxidoreductase translates to MRDFDYIIVGAGSAGCVLAERLSANGRHSVLVLEAGGRPRTPWIALPLGYGKTFYDPAVNWKYQTEPEETLGGRAGYWPRGKVVGGSGAINALVYARGLARDFDDWEEAGATGWNWDAVQKTYERLESRFDVDGTRTGEGPIHVQDVSDQIHRANRHFFAAAKELGLPRTPDMNGITPEGAGVYRINTSGGRRMHSARACLAPALRRANVTLMTGVLVERIGFEGKRATSVEVVHKGRAQSLQAGREIILAAGAVNSPRILQLSGLGPAELLREHGIAPLMDAPHVGGNLQDHLGINYYFRATEPTLNNVLRPLHGKIRAALQYALTRRGPLALSVNQCGGFFRSDAGQRAADQQLYFNPVTYTTTPDGKRTVVQPDPFAGFILGFQPTRPISRGRIDISAADALAPPRIRPDSLAAQEDQAQVIAGGLLCQKIAKTEALSRLIAAPMGEDLREMTPEQILADFRERCGTVFHPVGTCRMGADSTKSVVCPRLKVHGVAGLRVVDASVFPNITSGNTNAPTMMLATRAAGLILEDA, encoded by the coding sequence ATGCGTGACTTTGACTATATCATTGTGGGAGCCGGATCCGCGGGCTGTGTGCTGGCCGAGCGCCTGAGCGCCAATGGCCGCCATAGTGTGCTTGTGCTGGAGGCCGGAGGTCGCCCGCGCACACCATGGATCGCGTTGCCGCTTGGCTACGGCAAGACCTTCTATGACCCGGCGGTGAACTGGAAATATCAGACTGAACCCGAAGAGACACTGGGCGGACGCGCCGGATATTGGCCGCGTGGCAAGGTCGTGGGGGGATCGGGTGCGATCAATGCGCTTGTCTACGCCCGTGGCCTGGCGCGCGATTTCGACGATTGGGAAGAGGCGGGCGCGACGGGCTGGAACTGGGACGCGGTCCAGAAAACCTATGAGCGCCTTGAGAGCCGCTTTGATGTCGATGGCACCCGCACCGGCGAGGGGCCGATTCACGTTCAGGATGTCTCGGACCAGATCCACCGGGCCAACCGGCATTTCTTTGCCGCAGCGAAAGAGCTGGGTCTGCCACGGACACCCGATATGAACGGTATCACCCCCGAAGGCGCGGGCGTCTACCGGATCAACACCAGCGGTGGGCGCAGGATGCATTCGGCGCGCGCCTGTTTGGCTCCTGCGCTCCGGCGCGCAAATGTGACGCTGATGACGGGCGTTCTGGTGGAGCGGATCGGCTTTGAGGGAAAGCGGGCCACCTCCGTCGAGGTGGTCCACAAGGGGCGCGCGCAGTCCTTGCAGGCCGGGCGAGAGATCATTCTCGCGGCAGGGGCTGTAAATTCACCGCGCATCTTGCAACTCTCGGGGCTTGGCCCCGCGGAGCTGCTGCGTGAGCATGGGATCGCGCCGCTGATGGATGCGCCTCATGTAGGTGGCAACCTGCAGGATCATCTGGGCATAAACTATTATTTCCGTGCCACCGAACCCACGCTCAACAACGTGCTGAGGCCGCTCCATGGCAAGATCCGCGCAGCGCTGCAATATGCGCTCACGCGGCGCGGGCCGCTCGCGCTCTCGGTCAACCAATGTGGTGGATTTTTTCGCTCGGATGCGGGGCAGCGGGCGGCTGATCAGCAGCTTTACTTCAACCCCGTGACCTATACCACCACACCGGACGGCAAACGCACGGTGGTGCAGCCCGACCCCTTTGCGGGCTTTATCCTTGGGTTTCAGCCCACCCGGCCCATCAGCCGGGGGCGAATCGACATTTCCGCCGCCGACGCGCTTGCGCCGCCCCGGATCAGGCCGGACTCGCTGGCTGCTCAGGAAGATCAGGCGCAGGTGATCGCAGGCGGGCTGCTCTGTCAGAAGATCGCCAAGACCGAGGCGCTCAGCCGCTTGATCGCCGCGCCCATGGGCGAGGATCTGCGCGAGATGACACCGGAGCAGATCCTAGCGGACTTTCGCGAGCGCTGCGGCACCGTGTTTCACCCGGTCGGCACCTGTCGCATGGGTGCAGACAGCACCAAGTCCGTGGTTTGCCCTCGGCTCAAGGTGCATGGGGTCGCGGGGCTGCGGGTCGTTGATGCCTCGGTCTTCCCGAATATCACCTCGGGCAACACCAACGCCCCAACCATGATGCTTGCCACCCGCGCGGCCGGTCTCATTCTGGAGGACGCATGA
- a CDS encoding mandelate racemase/muconate lactonizing enzyme family protein produces MSTPYSTSGAMPVTHARGADDTGPRISKIETFCTPLIGFVRVTAEDGSQGWGQVSTYNSDLTSEILHRQVAPWALGRGMDALEEVIAEIPLREHKFPGTYLRRAMAGLDTAVWDWRGKAQGKPVAELLGGSAGPVRAYASSMRRDITPEAEAERMQRLRDAHGFDAFKVRVGAECGQDRDEWEGRTEAIIPAMCKAMGAQAALLVDGNSGFSPARAIEVGRMLEANGYEHFEEPCPYWEQEQTREVTQALGIDVAGGEQDCDLQHWKRMIENRVVDIIQPDILYLGGMVRSMEVARMGHAAGLPCTPHAANLSLVTLFTMHLMRALPNPGRYLEFSIEGDDYYPWQRTLFANDPFQITNGQALVTDAPGWGVEICPEWLAKSTYKCSEDDQ; encoded by the coding sequence ATGAGCACGCCTTATTCCACGTCCGGCGCAATGCCGGTGACACATGCGCGCGGTGCCGACGACACTGGCCCGCGCATCAGCAAGATCGAAACCTTCTGCACGCCGCTCATTGGCTTTGTGCGGGTGACTGCGGAGGATGGCAGCCAAGGCTGGGGGCAGGTCTCCACCTACAACAGCGATCTGACCTCGGAGATCCTGCATCGGCAGGTCGCGCCCTGGGCACTCGGGCGGGGTATGGATGCGCTGGAAGAGGTGATTGCCGAAATTCCCCTGCGCGAACATAAATTCCCCGGCACCTATCTGCGCCGCGCCATGGCCGGTCTCGACACCGCCGTGTGGGACTGGCGCGGCAAAGCTCAGGGCAAGCCGGTGGCAGAGCTTTTGGGTGGGTCTGCAGGGCCGGTCCGGGCGTATGCCTCCTCCATGCGCCGCGACATCACCCCAGAGGCCGAGGCCGAGCGTATGCAGAGGCTGCGCGACGCGCATGGGTTTGACGCCTTCAAAGTCCGTGTAGGGGCTGAATGCGGTCAGGACCGTGACGAATGGGAGGGTCGCACCGAGGCGATCATTCCCGCCATGTGCAAGGCGATGGGAGCGCAAGCTGCCTTGCTGGTCGACGGCAATTCTGGCTTCAGCCCCGCCCGCGCGATCGAGGTCGGCAGAATGCTGGAGGCCAACGGATACGAGCATTTTGAAGAACCCTGTCCCTATTGGGAGCAGGAGCAGACCCGCGAGGTCACCCAAGCGCTTGGGATCGATGTGGCGGGGGGCGAGCAGGACTGCGATCTGCAGCACTGGAAGCGTATGATCGAGAACCGTGTGGTCGACATCATCCAACCGGATATCCTCTATCTCGGCGGGATGGTGCGCAGCATGGAAGTGGCCCGCATGGGCCATGCGGCAGGGCTGCCCTGTACGCCCCATGCGGCGAATCTTTCGCTGGTGACGCTCTTCACCATGCACCTGATGCGTGCGCTGCCCAATCCCGGTCGCTATCTGGAGTTCTCCATCGAAGGCGACGACTACTATCCCTGGCAGCGCACCTTGTTCGCAAATGATCCCTTTCA